The Atlantibacter hermannii genomic interval GCCCCAGATCCCGGCATTCACATTGACCGAGCGGGCGATGATATCGGTATAGTTGGCGCCGGAAGTATCCAGCCCCTTGCCTTCAATGTTTATCTCGCCGCGCTCGACGTTATAGCCGGTCAGCGCGCCGTTGTTGAGTTGCGGCTGGCCGGTGGTGAGCGTGGCGCGGTTGGCGTTAATGAATCCGCAGCCGTTACAGGTAATGCCTGACGGGTTGGCAATGACCACCTGCGCCTGCTTCCCGGCCACTTCCACATAGCCATTGAGGCGGCTTGGATCGCGGGAATTCACTTCGTTAAGAATGACCCGGGCTTCGCCTTTGCCGAGCCACGGGTTGCCTGCCACCATGCCGCCAAGCTGCGTCTGAACGTTTCTGTGCGAGTTGTTCAGGATAACGCCCTGCTGACTGACATCGAACTGGCTGTATTTGTTGTGGGAAACCCCCCGCCGCGGAAGGCGTCTGAATATTAACCTGTGGCGTACCGTTAGCACTCTGGAGCAGGGTCGGCTGCTGGCCCGGCAAGGCGCTGCCGTCAGCCACGATGTTCGCGTGCACAGGCGTGACGACGCCCATCGCCAGCCACAGGCTGAAACTGAGCGCCCCGATTTTGCCGATCAGGCGGCTGTGGGTATGTCCAATGCCGGAGGAACGCGCTGACGACGCCCTGCCCGAGCGGGCAATATCCGCCACCACCATTAACATCCCGCGCGCTTTGTTAAAGACGATGCGATACAGGTTCTTATTCATGGAAATTTCCTTATTAAACTTCTGGCAGATCAACCGCTAGCGGGTGCTCGCGTCGCCAGTCTCGTGCGGCTTCACGGCTGACCCGCGTGCCATGAAATGTCACTACGCGTTTTCCGCGCTCCCCGCCCCGGTGATAAAGCGCCCGCATGCAGCTGTCCGGGAACACTTCCTGAAGGACCAGTTTGCTCATGGCGCGGGTATGCCCGAAGGGGGCGATCCAGTCGCAGAACCACAGGCGATCGCCGCTGTCCCAATCCTCCTGCGGCATATGAATCGCCGGTTGGGTGAGATAGCGGGCTTCAGATTCAGGATTGAGCCAGGCCCAGCTCAGGAAAAAAACCGGCCGCTCATGCTGAAAGGCCAGTACATACTGGCCGCGTTTGATAATCGGCAGCAGCAGCGTCGGGAGCGCATGCAGCGGCGCATCACGATGCATAGCGGAATGCATCCACAACCAGACGGTTGCGCCGAGCGCTTCCACTTCATTCGGCTGCTCGCCCAGCATCAGCGGGGCTTTGATCTCGTAATCGCCAATTCGCATTCGCCGCTCCTTACCAGTCCCAGTTGAGGCTGAACCCCAGCGTGAGATTGCTGGTTTTGAAACCGTCAGGTTTAGAGAACGGCGTCCCGGCAAACAGGTCGTAGCCGGTGTGGAAGGCATAACCGCGCAGGCCCGCGACGCCACCCGCCAGGTGGGTGCCCACCAGATAGTCGGTGCCATAACCGCTCACTTCGCCATAGTCCGCGCCAAGGTAGAACTCCTGGGACGGCAGCGGCGTGCTCCAGGCGATATCGTTACGCACATACCAGCCGCGGCTGGCGTTAAGCGTACGTTCCCCGTCGAAACCGCGTACCGTCCAGCGGTTACCGATGGCGAACTGATCCTGCGGCGTGAGCGGCGTATTGCTCAGTTGCTGCTGATACTGCGCGTTATAGCGGAAGTTCTGCGAGCCGATCGCGAAAGGCACATTGAGCTGGGCGTTGAATTGCAGGATCTTGCTGAGCGCGGTGGCTTCATCGAAATACTCTTCCGGCGCCGGGGCCGCCCCAAACCAGCGGGTACCGCGCTGATAGCTGACGCCCGCATCCAGGGTAGCCTGGTTTATATAGTGGCGGTGCTGCAAGCCGATACGCCAGGCAGAGGTTTGACGGCGTTGTACGTCAATCTCGGTGTCGTCGATGTAGTTGCGCGTTTTGCGCACCAGCACATCGTACGTGAAGGAGGTTTTTTGGGTGCCGCTACGGTGCAGGATACGGCTGAGCTGCAGGTTCAGGTTCTGGCTTTCGCCGCTGTAGCGATAATCTTCATTAATGCCCGCCACGGTTTGGTGATAGTCGTAATCGTTGCCGGTTACGGAGAACATCCAGTAGCCAAACGGCACGGAATAATGACCGGTGTAGTTTTTACTGCCTTTGCCGCCCCCCTGATCGAGATCGTGCGAAGCAGAAACATACAGCAAATCGCTCAGGGAGAACGGGTTATCCAGGGACAGCGTCAATCCACCCTGGTAACGGCCAGTGCTTTTGGTGCCGGCATCGTCCAGAGACGCGCCAAGACGCCACATTTTTTCCTGCTTCCAGCTTACCTCGATATCACTTTCACCAGGCTGCTCACCGGGCAGGATCTCCATATGCGCTTTTACGGTAGGCAGGCGCTGAAGGTTTTCCAGCCCCTGTTCAATATCACGCAGATCCAGCAGCTCGCCCTCCCGTGGCGGGAACGTGCTGTAAAGCTGGATATAGCGATCGCTGTCCGGGGTGAGCCTGACCTGGCGGACG includes:
- the fhaB_4 gene encoding putative adhesin/hemagglutinin/hemolysin, giving the protein MNKNLYRIVFNKARGMLMVVADIARSGRASSARSSGIGHTHSRLIGKIGALSFSLWLAMGVVTPVHANIVADGSALPGQQPTLLQSANGTPQVNIQTPSAAGGFPQQIQPVRCQSAGRYPEQLAQKRSDAAWRHGGRQPVARQRRSPGHS
- the hlyC gene encoding hemolysin C; amino-acid sequence: MRIGDYEIKAPLMLGEQPNEVEALGATVWLWMHSAMHRDAPLHALPTLLLPIIKRGQYVLAFQHERPVFFLSWAWLNPESEARYLTQPAIHMPQEDWDSGDRLWFCDWIAPFGHTRAMSKLVLQEVFPDSCMRALYHRGGERGKRVVTFHGTRVSREAARDWRREHPLAVDLPEV
- the shlB_2 gene encoding putative hemolysin secretion/activation protein, whose amino-acid sequence is MRCHQLLVRNIFFTATGLLFTSVASSAEGIAGAEEQIIIQQQRQKALEQQLTPPKPDVRLSPPSSGFGSIDYPNETPCFPIHKVVLSGEEKLPRWLPIQHLGVEAEGRCLGAQGINLLMSTLQNRLVDHGYITTRVLAPSQDLKSGVLTLVLVPGYVRQVRLTPDSDRYIQLYSTFPPREGELLDLRDIEQGLENLQRLPTVKAHMEILPGEQPGESDIEVSWKQEKMWRLGASLDDAGTKSTGRYQGGLTLSLDNPFSLSDLLYVSASHDLDQGGGKGSKNYTGHYSVPFGYWMFSVTGNDYDYHQTVAGINEDYRYSGESQNLNLQLSRILHRSGTQKTSFTYDVLVRKTRNYIDDTEIDVQRRQTSAWRIGLQHRHYINQATLDAGVSYQRGTRWFGAAPAPEEYFDEATALSKILQFNAQLNVPFAIGSQNFRYNAQYQQQLSNTPLTPQDQFAIGNRWTVRGFDGERTLNASRGWYVRNDIAWSTPLPSQEFYLGADYGEVSGYGTDYLVGTHLAGGVAGLRGYAFHTGYDLFAGTPFSKPDGFKTSNLTLGFSLNWDW